From Permianibacter aggregans, a single genomic window includes:
- a CDS encoding carbon-nitrogen hydrolase family protein, whose amino-acid sequence MKVAAVQMVSSSELEHNLERAEALIKQAAAAGAELIVLPENFYLMGKYEQQKCELAESYDPNARIQRLLATMAAKHKCWIVAGTLPIRADDRHVLARAVLYDPQGLPAAFYDKRHLFDVHLPADQESYLESASIKPGDRLVTHSLNPQWCIGFSICYDLRFPEHYRSLTAAGANILVVPSAFTKQTGAAHWHTLLRARAIENQCFVIAPNQGGTHDNGRKTFGHSIIYDPWGETLAEHENGEGLAIATLDWDKWQDLRQRFPVLSHRRQLG is encoded by the coding sequence ATGAAAGTGGCGGCTGTGCAAATGGTGTCCAGCAGCGAGCTGGAACACAATCTTGAGCGCGCTGAAGCGCTGATCAAGCAAGCGGCGGCGGCAGGTGCCGAATTGATCGTATTGCCGGAAAATTTTTATTTGATGGGCAAATACGAGCAGCAAAAATGTGAGCTTGCTGAATCTTACGATCCGAATGCCCGGATTCAGCGCTTGTTGGCAACAATGGCGGCGAAACATAAGTGCTGGATAGTGGCCGGCACGTTACCGATTCGCGCCGATGACCGACATGTGCTGGCGCGCGCGGTGTTGTACGACCCGCAAGGTCTGCCGGCAGCGTTTTATGACAAACGCCATCTGTTCGATGTGCATTTACCCGCTGATCAGGAAAGCTATCTGGAGTCGGCGTCGATCAAACCTGGCGATCGTCTGGTGACGCACAGCTTGAATCCGCAGTGGTGCATCGGTTTCAGCATTTGTTATGACTTGCGCTTTCCCGAGCATTACCGTTCGCTGACCGCTGCTGGCGCCAATATCCTGGTCGTTCCGTCAGCGTTCACCAAACAAACCGGTGCGGCACATTGGCATACCTTGCTGCGCGCCCGGGCCATCGAAAACCAGTGTTTCGTCATTGCCCCGAATCAAGGTGGTACCCACGATAATGGTCGCAAAACCTTTGGCCATTCGATCATCTATGATCCATGGGGTGAAACGCTGGCTGAACACGAGAACGGGGAAGGGCTGGCGATAGCGACTCTGGATTGGGATAAATGGCAGGATTTGCGCCAACGATTTCCGGTGCTGAGTCATCGCCGTCAACTGGGCTAA
- a CDS encoding YhdP family protein → MIRAGLKWFWYTLAALIIGIAVLVSLGRLLMPTLDTMAPRFERYLEKKTGAEVSISEVKGAWRGFGPEVTVEGIDFRSPVSNELLLQIGRLHISLDIPRSILAGDPVLRGFELDKLDVAVALDQQGQLILPGIAMQTGDDPVSALYIIRSLLRHQQVAISNALIRYQRADGNVFDLRLPTLAVRNRPGFHQLLGDLQLHEGGSGKLVLELSDFPLGDNDTMSLYLESDQLQLERLPIPASMIGVDIEQGKLQLRLWSNWRDGSWKDAQADLNISALQLRNEQGAHKQIQEFSGAINVQRVDDDLWRLRSQDLKLISGDQDWPPLWLQGEIHRRDEGQLHWQLDFGEIDLARLLAEVQFSSKLTGEWREQLNALALATHVPIVQLDLLSQDEQLLDWAMAAEFAELQYQSETLPVISGVSGRLLLSDNEGALRLKGRNGQLDFHDVFRGPLAFDTLDIAGRWQQQDDDWLISVPHLQFRHGDADIDARAQVLLLDQQEPELALYAELRHGNGANKSTYFPIAVMRPNLVEYLDQAIADAKVEKAIAVIRGPLRGMPYREHEGIFQIDADVRDAKFEFDPDWPEVEQLQARLQFIGDQMQIDITSAKLASWQVDSGKVVLPHMTGASTPLQVEASGHGDAGAGINILEQSDVASIGKTLKALFTMQGDVGVDLQLAIPMAKGQQTSVDGKVSLQQNRIVLNALALPLRETEGEVHFNEHGLSGGKVSAELLGGALLANIHHEQQAARIQFEAEVEHADIARWQPYPLQRQVSGRMKLDGNLRLPDAASQPLVLELQSDLQGITLDLPAPFAKTAEQPRATKAHVVLAESSRSFSASMAELLRIEGEQKSDDEWRTELLLGDAQFTGHHQGFSIRGDLERVELAQWLPIIEQAVAHRELNVGESLYASDQPSTINWTPRLALDIEQLDAFGYPLPQVQLGGHGQQQGYQLVVNSEALTGQLRWQQDLPLQIDLRDFNLKTGNGETEAATTENNEQPPRWPEMDFRCAQCSWNDLLLGDVSATLRHRDQADKLQFNIELPKRLTVKAEGEWAPEPNQTRIKGTMQTPDIAALAETWKFARTITESGATMQFELHWPGQLTDISGRRMVGSMSVDVSEGVIANASDSGARVFSLLSLQSLLRRLSLDFSDLFQKGFHFDQMSGTFTIADGKAKTTDARIDGVSADVAIQGETDFVNKTLNQTMQVQPELSSSLPVLAGWVISPQTGVLVWLMNKIFIEPAVDVVTGLEYTVTGSWEDPQVIEQKRTQKEIELPKEDLLQLQDAETEGEPKQ, encoded by the coding sequence ATGATTCGCGCCGGTCTGAAATGGTTCTGGTATACGCTGGCGGCGCTGATCATCGGCATCGCGGTACTGGTCAGTCTCGGCCGTTTGCTGATGCCGACACTGGACACGATGGCGCCGCGCTTCGAACGTTATCTGGAAAAGAAAACCGGTGCCGAAGTCAGCATTAGCGAAGTGAAAGGCGCCTGGCGCGGCTTTGGCCCGGAAGTCACGGTCGAAGGTATCGATTTTCGTTCGCCGGTCAGCAATGAGTTGCTGCTGCAGATTGGCCGGCTGCATATCAGTCTCGATATTCCTCGTTCGATTCTCGCCGGCGATCCGGTATTGCGCGGCTTCGAGCTGGATAAACTCGATGTCGCGGTTGCACTTGATCAACAGGGCCAGCTGATTCTTCCGGGCATTGCGATGCAAACCGGCGATGATCCGGTTTCTGCGCTGTACATCATTCGTTCGCTGCTCAGGCACCAGCAGGTGGCGATCAGCAACGCCCTGATTCGCTATCAGCGCGCTGACGGCAATGTCTTTGATTTGCGCCTGCCAACGCTGGCCGTGCGCAATCGTCCCGGCTTTCATCAATTGCTTGGTGATTTGCAGTTGCACGAAGGCGGCAGCGGCAAGCTGGTTCTGGAGTTGAGCGATTTTCCGCTCGGCGACAACGACACGATGTCCCTGTATCTGGAAAGCGATCAGCTGCAACTGGAGCGACTACCGATTCCAGCGTCGATGATCGGTGTCGATATTGAGCAGGGCAAATTGCAACTGAGGCTGTGGTCGAACTGGCGCGATGGCAGTTGGAAAGATGCCCAGGCGGATCTGAACATCAGTGCGCTGCAACTGCGCAATGAGCAGGGCGCGCACAAACAGATTCAGGAATTCTCCGGCGCCATCAATGTTCAGCGGGTCGATGACGATTTATGGCGGCTACGCAGCCAGGATTTGAAACTGATCAGTGGCGATCAGGATTGGCCGCCGTTGTGGTTGCAGGGTGAAATCCATCGACGTGACGAAGGTCAATTGCATTGGCAGTTGGATTTCGGTGAAATCGATCTGGCGCGCTTGCTGGCCGAAGTGCAGTTCTCCAGCAAGCTGACCGGTGAATGGCGCGAGCAGTTGAACGCGCTGGCGCTGGCTACGCATGTGCCGATCGTGCAGCTTGATTTACTCAGTCAGGATGAGCAGTTACTTGATTGGGCGATGGCGGCCGAGTTCGCCGAGTTGCAATACCAAAGCGAAACGCTACCGGTGATCAGCGGCGTTTCCGGCCGCCTGTTATTGTCTGACAATGAAGGCGCGTTGCGCCTGAAGGGACGGAACGGCCAACTCGATTTCCATGACGTGTTTCGAGGACCGTTGGCGTTCGATACGCTCGATATTGCCGGTCGTTGGCAGCAGCAGGATGACGATTGGCTGATCAGTGTGCCGCATCTGCAATTTCGTCATGGCGATGCCGATATCGATGCGCGGGCGCAAGTGCTGCTGCTCGATCAGCAAGAACCGGAACTGGCCTTGTATGCCGAGTTGCGTCACGGCAACGGCGCCAACAAAAGCACCTATTTTCCGATTGCGGTCATGCGACCGAATCTGGTTGAGTATCTCGACCAAGCCATCGCTGATGCCAAGGTTGAAAAAGCCATTGCCGTGATTCGAGGCCCGCTACGCGGCATGCCGTATCGCGAGCACGAAGGCATATTTCAGATTGATGCCGATGTACGCGATGCCAAGTTTGAATTTGATCCCGACTGGCCGGAAGTCGAGCAGTTGCAAGCGCGTTTGCAGTTTATTGGCGATCAGATGCAAATCGATATTACCAGCGCCAAACTGGCCAGTTGGCAAGTCGACAGCGGCAAGGTGGTGTTGCCGCATATGACTGGCGCGTCAACGCCGTTGCAGGTCGAGGCCAGTGGCCATGGTGATGCCGGCGCCGGTATCAACATTCTTGAACAATCCGATGTCGCATCGATTGGCAAAACGCTGAAGGCATTGTTCACGATGCAAGGCGATGTTGGCGTTGATTTGCAGTTGGCGATTCCGATGGCGAAAGGTCAGCAGACCAGCGTCGATGGCAAAGTCAGCTTGCAGCAGAACCGCATCGTGTTGAATGCGTTGGCCTTACCGCTGCGGGAAACCGAAGGCGAAGTGCATTTCAACGAACACGGATTGAGTGGCGGAAAAGTTTCTGCTGAGTTGCTCGGCGGCGCCTTGCTGGCCAATATCCATCACGAGCAACAAGCGGCTCGAATTCAATTTGAGGCGGAAGTCGAGCATGCCGATATCGCACGCTGGCAGCCTTATCCATTGCAACGCCAGGTCAGCGGTCGGATGAAGCTCGATGGCAATCTGCGTTTGCCGGATGCCGCGAGCCAACCACTGGTGCTGGAATTGCAATCCGATTTGCAAGGTATCACGCTCGATTTGCCGGCACCATTTGCCAAGACCGCGGAACAACCGCGAGCAACCAAAGCCCATGTCGTGCTGGCAGAATCAAGCCGCAGCTTCAGCGCTTCAATGGCTGAGCTACTGCGGATCGAAGGCGAACAAAAAAGCGATGACGAGTGGCGCACCGAGTTGCTGCTTGGCGATGCGCAATTCACCGGCCACCATCAGGGTTTCAGCATTCGCGGTGATTTGGAACGTGTGGAGCTGGCGCAGTGGCTGCCGATTATCGAACAGGCCGTTGCCCATCGGGAATTGAATGTCGGTGAATCGCTGTATGCCTCCGATCAGCCATCGACCATCAATTGGACACCGAGGCTGGCGCTGGATATCGAACAACTCGATGCATTCGGTTACCCGTTGCCGCAGGTGCAACTCGGTGGCCATGGTCAGCAGCAAGGCTATCAACTGGTTGTCAATAGCGAAGCGTTGACCGGTCAACTGCGCTGGCAACAGGATTTACCGTTGCAGATTGATTTGCGCGATTTCAATCTGAAAACCGGCAATGGTGAAACCGAAGCGGCCACCACCGAAAACAACGAGCAACCGCCGCGCTGGCCGGAAATGGATTTTCGTTGCGCCCAGTGCAGCTGGAATGATCTGTTGCTGGGTGATGTCAGCGCGACACTGCGTCATCGCGATCAGGCAGACAAACTGCAGTTCAATATCGAGTTGCCAAAACGCCTGACGGTAAAGGCCGAAGGTGAATGGGCGCCGGAACCAAACCAAACCCGGATCAAAGGCACGATGCAAACGCCGGATATCGCGGCCTTGGCAGAAACCTGGAAATTCGCTCGAACGATTACCGAATCGGGTGCCACGATGCAGTTTGAGCTGCACTGGCCCGGTCAGTTGACCGATATCAGTGGCCGGCGTATGGTCGGTAGTATGAGTGTTGACGTCAGTGAAGGCGTCATCGCCAATGCCTCGGATTCCGGTGCCCGGGTGTTCAGTCTGTTGTCCTTGCAATCGCTGTTGCGTCGCTTGTCGCTGGATTTCAGCGATTTGTTTCAAAAGGGTTTTCACTTTGACCAAATGAGCGGCACGTTCACGATTGCCGATGGCAAAGCGAAAACCACCGATGCGCGTATTGATGGCGTCTCCGCTGATGTCGCGATTCAAGGTGAAACCGATTTTGTCAACAAGACGCTGAATCAAACAATGCAAGTGCAACCGGAGCTGTCCAGCAGTTTGCCGGTGTTGGCCGGCTGGGTGATCAGCCCGCAGACTGGCGTGCTGGTCTGGTTGATGAACAAGATTTTTATTGAGCCGGCTGTTGATGTCGTCACCGGTCTGGAATACACGGTGACCGGTTCCTGGGAAGATCCGCAAGTGATCGAGCAAAAACGTACCCAGAAAGAAATCGAACTGCCGAAAGAGGATTTGCTTCAGTTGCAAGATGCCGAAACGGAAGGAGAGCCGAAGCAATGA